A section of the Bifidobacterium sp. ESL0728 genome encodes:
- a CDS encoding KUP/HAK/KT family potassium transporter → MAQSQHHGSSEPQNRQQKQNQQNQEARTRFEDTQTAENAGEASKAANKTDNVGTKHTADAGKAGKTKRVKTPLGVAAKAKAVGHAAKTSSHAHEATARAAGKVEAKAKAVKNVAETSLRTHKAPTKVKKTVVHAQKKAANAEKKVVNVERKAKTAEKKVASAEKKALTAEQRAAAAEKKALLRADTFTNAPKVSRDTLTREEREEIAKHVKEERKEAKKLRKTSRSPIGRWWRKVQASPDKVTLAMAIVTLGVVYGDIGTSPLYTVQTFLAGQGGLAKIDRPAVLGMLSLIFWTLLLITTVKYVLVAMHADNKGEGGIFALFSLVRHYGKWLVVPAMIGGAAFLADSVLTPAVSISSAVEGLKTIPAFTHAFEENTSLTLMITIVIIVVLFSVQARGTESIGKVFGSVVLVWFAFLALVGIVNLSGDWSIFEAINPVYGVEFLFSSHNVAGISLMGTVFLSTTGAEALYSDMGHVGRGNIYFTWPFINVALVLNYFGQGAWMLGNRGDKSLAGANATVNPFFQMMSPNVRYVGVILSVAAGVIASQALITGAFTMVSEATGLNWMPHLQVRYPSRTRGQLYIPTVNVVLCIATLTVLAIFKDSEHISAAYGLALTITMLATTILLTTYVWHHHHRVGAVFFFALFVTTDSLFFISSMSKFLRGGWFTMLLTAVILLIMITWNDGTKIERSQRRHMKPRDFKPALAKLHDDFRIPYFADNIVYLTSDSELRRLDTDIFFSIFADHPKRARAWWAVSVVTTDEPFTREYSVENFDTDYIFRVRIRLGFKVSQSIPAYIHQIMHDLSSSGELPEQKSVYPKVDADPDIGTVRYVLVHKALMPESKITGREALSLKMKYAIRHMAGSPVKWFGLAPYNPVVEVQPLFLSTRRPPRLKRVAFHTSTRRKTAASANISNGSSDPSGAASTDKRDPAKTKKD, encoded by the coding sequence ATGGCGCAATCGCAACATCATGGGTCAAGTGAACCTCAAAATCGTCAGCAAAAGCAAAATCAGCAAAATCAAGAGGCTCGTACGCGTTTTGAAGACACGCAAACGGCCGAAAATGCCGGTGAAGCTTCTAAGGCAGCCAATAAGACCGATAACGTTGGAACCAAGCACACCGCTGATGCCGGCAAGGCAGGCAAGACGAAGCGGGTCAAGACCCCGTTGGGTGTGGCCGCCAAAGCCAAGGCTGTAGGCCATGCTGCGAAAACTTCTTCGCATGCGCACGAGGCCACAGCCAGGGCCGCGGGCAAAGTCGAAGCCAAGGCGAAGGCGGTGAAAAACGTTGCAGAAACGTCTTTGCGAACTCACAAGGCTCCAACCAAGGTGAAGAAAACCGTCGTCCATGCCCAAAAGAAGGCGGCGAACGCGGAAAAGAAAGTCGTCAACGTGGAACGGAAGGCGAAGACTGCGGAAAAGAAAGTGGCCAGCGCCGAAAAGAAGGCGTTGACTGCCGAGCAACGGGCTGCAGCGGCTGAAAAGAAGGCCCTGTTGCGTGCCGACACCTTTACCAATGCGCCTAAGGTGTCGCGCGATACCTTGACCCGAGAGGAGCGCGAGGAGATCGCCAAGCACGTCAAGGAAGAGCGCAAGGAAGCCAAGAAACTGAGAAAGACCTCCCGCAGCCCGATTGGCCGCTGGTGGCGCAAGGTGCAGGCCAGCCCCGACAAAGTGACGCTTGCGATGGCCATTGTCACCCTCGGCGTGGTCTACGGCGACATCGGCACTTCGCCGCTCTACACTGTCCAGACGTTCCTGGCCGGGCAGGGCGGACTGGCGAAGATCGATCGGCCCGCGGTGCTGGGTATGCTTTCGCTGATTTTCTGGACCTTGCTGCTGATTACCACCGTCAAATACGTGCTGGTCGCCATGCACGCGGACAACAAGGGCGAGGGCGGCATTTTCGCGCTCTTCTCGCTGGTACGTCATTACGGCAAATGGCTGGTCGTGCCCGCGATGATCGGCGGTGCGGCGTTTCTGGCTGATTCCGTCTTGACTCCGGCCGTCTCGATCTCCTCGGCAGTGGAAGGTCTCAAAACCATCCCTGCGTTCACCCACGCGTTCGAAGAGAACACGAGTTTGACGCTAATGATCACCATCGTCATCATCGTCGTGCTTTTCTCCGTCCAGGCGCGTGGCACTGAGAGCATCGGCAAGGTCTTCGGCTCGGTGGTGCTGGTCTGGTTCGCGTTCCTCGCGCTGGTCGGCATCGTCAACCTGAGCGGCGACTGGAGCATTTTCGAGGCCATCAACCCGGTCTACGGTGTCGAATTCCTCTTCAGCTCGCACAACGTCGCCGGCATTTCGCTGATGGGCACGGTCTTCCTTTCGACCACGGGCGCCGAGGCGCTGTATTCCGATATGGGTCACGTCGGGCGTGGCAACATCTACTTCACCTGGCCCTTCATCAACGTCGCGCTCGTGCTCAACTACTTCGGGCAGGGCGCGTGGATGCTGGGCAACCGCGGCGACAAGTCGCTGGCGGGGGCAAATGCGACCGTCAATCCGTTCTTCCAGATGATGAGCCCGAACGTGCGTTACGTCGGCGTAATCCTCTCCGTGGCGGCTGGTGTGATCGCTTCGCAGGCTTTGATCACCGGCGCGTTCACGATGGTCTCGGAGGCCACTGGCCTCAACTGGATGCCGCATCTTCAGGTGCGCTACCCCTCGCGTACCCGTGGCCAGCTCTATATCCCGACCGTCAACGTCGTGCTGTGTATAGCAACTCTTACGGTGCTGGCCATTTTCAAGGATTCCGAGCATATTTCCGCCGCATACGGCCTGGCATTGACCATCACCATGCTGGCCACGACGATTCTTTTGACCACATATGTCTGGCACCATCACCATCGCGTGGGCGCGGTGTTCTTCTTCGCGTTGTTCGTCACCACCGACTCGCTGTTCTTCATCTCCTCGATGTCGAAGTTCCTGCGCGGCGGTTGGTTCACGATGCTCCTGACCGCGGTGATCTTGCTGATCATGATCACGTGGAACGACGGAACCAAGATCGAACGTTCGCAGCGTCGGCATATGAAGCCGCGTGATTTCAAGCCCGCGCTCGCGAAATTGCATGATGATTTCCGTATCCCATATTTCGCGGACAACATCGTTTATCTCACTTCCGATTCCGAGTTGCGCCGGCTTGATACCGACATCTTCTTCTCGATCTTCGCCGACCATCCCAAGCGTGCGCGCGCCTGGTGGGCGGTTTCCGTGGTGACCACGGACGAGCCATTCACGCGCGAGTATTCGGTGGAGAACTTCGACACGGACTATATCTTCCGCGTGCGGATCAGGCTCGGTTTCAAGGTCTCCCAATCGATTCCTGCTTATATCCATCAGATCATGCACGATTTGTCATCGTCCGGGGAATTGCCTGAGCAGAAGTCGGTTTATCCGAAGGTTGACGCCGACCCCGATATCGGTACTGTGCGTTACGTGCTGGTTCATAAGGCCCTGATGCCGGAGTCTAAGATTACCGGTCGTGAGGCGTTGAGCCTTAAGATGAAGTACGCCATCCGCCATATGGCCGGTTCGCCGGTCAAGTGGTTCGGCCTGGCTCCCTATAACCCGGTGGTCGAAGTGCAGCCGCTCTTCCTCTCCACCCGCCGTCCCCCGCGCCTGAAGCGCGTTGCTTTCCACACCTCCACCCGGCGTAAGACAGCTGCTTCCGCCAATATTTCCAATGGTTCCTCGGATCCTTCTGGTGCAGCGTCTACGGATAAGCGTGATCCAGCCAAGACGAAGAAAGACTGA
- a CDS encoding KUP/HAK/KT family potassium transporter has product MAQSQDRESKQPQNRRNRRRSRNQSENSGVGKKPAEKKAVRKLVRETDKASKVASKAEKQAVSAEEKALKAEKRAVSAEKKALLRADTFTNAPKVSRDTLTREEREVIAKHEQEEEQEAKKLTKASAHGPIGRWWRKMQSSQDKVTLGMAIVALGVVYGDIGTSPLYTSQAFVVGQGGFGNIDRPAVLGLLSLVFWSITLITTIKYVLVAMRIDNKGEGGIFALFSLIRHHGKWLVIPAMLGGAAFLADSVLTPAVSISSAVEGLKTIPLFEPMFHENANITLVITVIIIVLLFCVQSRGTERIGKVFGSVVMVWFAFLALTGIVNISGDWSIFAAINPVYGIEFLFSKHNLAGLAIMGTVFLSTTGAEALYSDMGHVGRGNIYFTWPFIFVSLVFNYFGQGAWMLRNQGNTALGNVNPFFEMMSPNVRYVGVILSVAAGVIASQALITGAFTMVSEATGLNWMPHLQVRYPARTRGQLYIPVVNVVLCIATLSVLALFKDSEHISAAYGLALTVTMITTTILLTVYLWFKHNRVFAIIFFVVFIAIQTLFFVASMAKFLHGGWFTMLLTALILLIMITWNDATKIERSQRRHMKPRDFKPALAKLHDDFRIPYFADNIVYLTSDWEMHRLDTDIFFSIFADHPKRARAWWAVSVVTTDEPFTREYSVEDFGTDYIFRVRIKLGFKVSQSIPAYIHQIMHDLSASGDLPEQKSVYPKVDADPDIGTVRYVLVHKALMPESKLTARESLSLKMKYSIRRVAGSPVKWFGLAPYNPVVEVQPLFVSTRRPPRLKRVALRATTGKRRVESHEPKAGGTARKSETERTRSKASAAGSATAVKKTGHGIDSEELAKGRKGLGNLAKSVKLQKMQDAEGKAGASADDTGHGSEAKRKKADTGEQTKVMPRPDTAAKKSGKLS; this is encoded by the coding sequence ATGGCGCAATCGCAGGATCGTGAGTCGAAGCAGCCTCAAAATCGAAGAAATCGTCGTCGCAGCAGGAATCAAAGCGAGAATAGTGGCGTAGGCAAAAAGCCGGCAGAGAAGAAAGCCGTTCGCAAGCTTGTCAGGGAAACCGACAAGGCCAGCAAGGTCGCGTCAAAGGCGGAAAAACAAGCTGTCAGCGCCGAGGAAAAGGCTCTTAAAGCGGAGAAACGTGCGGTAAGCGCGGAGAAGAAGGCGTTGTTGCGTGCCGACACGTTCACCAATGCTCCCAAAGTCTCGCGCGACACGCTGACACGTGAGGAGCGCGAGGTCATTGCCAAGCACGAGCAGGAGGAGGAGCAAGAGGCCAAGAAACTGACCAAGGCCTCGGCGCACGGCCCAATCGGCCGCTGGTGGCGCAAGATGCAGTCCAGCCAGGACAAGGTCACCCTTGGCATGGCCATCGTCGCGCTCGGTGTGGTCTATGGCGACATCGGCACGTCCCCGCTTTACACTTCGCAGGCGTTCGTCGTCGGCCAAGGCGGATTCGGCAACATCGACCGTCCTGCGGTTCTCGGCCTGCTTTCGTTGGTCTTCTGGTCGATCACGCTAATCACCACCATCAAATATGTGCTGGTCGCCATGCGTATCGACAACAAAGGCGAAGGCGGCATTTTCGCGCTCTTCTCACTGATTCGTCACCACGGCAAATGGCTGGTGATCCCGGCGATGCTGGGCGGTGCGGCGTTCCTCGCCGATTCCGTCTTGACCCCGGCCGTCTCGATTTCCTCGGCAGTGGAAGGCTTGAAGACCATCCCGCTTTTCGAGCCTATGTTCCACGAGAACGCGAATATCACCCTCGTCATCACCGTCATCATCATCGTTCTGCTCTTCTGTGTGCAGTCGCGCGGCACCGAGCGTATCGGCAAGGTCTTCGGCTCGGTGGTCATGGTCTGGTTCGCGTTCCTCGCGCTGACCGGCATCGTCAACATCAGTGGCGACTGGAGCATTTTCGCGGCCATCAACCCGGTTTACGGCATCGAATTCCTCTTTAGCAAGCACAATCTTGCGGGCCTGGCCATCATGGGTACGGTCTTCCTTTCGACCACCGGTGCCGAGGCGCTTTACTCCGACATGGGTCATGTCGGCCGTGGCAACATCTACTTCACCTGGCCCTTCATTTTCGTTTCACTCGTTTTCAACTACTTCGGGCAGGGCGCGTGGATGCTGCGCAACCAAGGCAACACCGCGCTTGGCAACGTCAACCCGTTCTTCGAGATGATGAGCCCAAACGTGCGTTACGTCGGCGTCATTCTTTCCGTCGCGGCAGGCGTAATCGCTTCGCAGGCGCTGATTACCGGTGCGTTCACGATGGTCTCCGAGGCCACCGGCCTCAACTGGATGCCGCATCTTCAGGTGCGCTACCCGGCTCGTACACGCGGCCAGCTCTATATCCCTGTGGTCAACGTCGTGCTGTGTATAGCGACGCTTTCCGTGCTCGCGCTGTTCAAGGATTCCGAGCACATTTCCGCGGCATACGGCCTGGCACTCACCGTCACGATGATTACGACGACGATCTTGCTCACCGTCTATCTCTGGTTCAAGCACAATCGCGTGTTCGCCATCATCTTTTTCGTGGTGTTCATTGCCATCCAGACGCTGTTCTTCGTCGCTTCCATGGCAAAGTTCCTGCATGGCGGCTGGTTCACGATGCTTCTGACGGCGTTGATCCTCCTGATTATGATTACATGGAACGACGCGACCAAGATCGAACGCAGCCAGCGTCGGCATATGAAGCCGCGTGATTTCAAGCCCGCGCTCGCGAAATTGCATGACGATTTCCGCATCCCGTATTTCGCCGACAACATCGTTTACCTGACCTCCGATTGGGAGATGCACCGCCTTGACACGGACATCTTCTTCTCGATTTTCGCCGATCATCCCAAGCGTGCGCGTGCTTGGTGGGCGGTTTCCGTGGTGACCACGGACGAGCCGTTCACGCGCGAGTATTCGGTCGAGGATTTCGGTACGGATTACATTTTCCGCGTGCGTATCAAGCTTGGTTTCAAGGTCTCGCAATCGATTCCCGCTTATATCCATCAGATTATGCACGATTTGTCCGCTTCCGGTGATTTGCCTGAGCAGAAGTCGGTCTATCCGAAGGTCGACGCGGATCCCGATATCGGCACCGTGCGGTACGTGCTCGTGCACAAGGCCCTGATGCCGGAATCGAAGCTGACGGCCCGCGAGTCGCTGTCGCTCAAGATGAAGTATTCCATCCGTCGCGTGGCCGGTTCGCCGGTCAAGTGGTTCGGCCTGGCCCCCTACAATCCGGTGGTCGAGGTGCAGCCGCTCTTCGTATCCACTCGTCGTCCGCCGAGGCTCAAGCGCGTGGCGCTGCGTGCCACCACCGGCAAACGCCGCGTGGAATCCCACGAGCCGAAAGCGGGTGGCACTGCTCGCAAGTCGGAGACGGAGCGCACGCGTTCCAAGGCGAGTGCAGCCGGCAGCGCAACTGCTGTCAAGAAGACCGGCCACGGTATCGATAGCGAGGAACTCGCCAAAGGTCGCAAGGGCCTCGGCAATCTTGCCAAATCCGTCAAGTTGCAGAAAATGCAGGACGCGGAGGGCAAGGCCGGCGCTTCCGCAGACGATACCGGCCACGGCAGTGAGGCCAAACGCAAGAAAGCCGATACCGGCGAGCAGACCAAGGTCATGCCGCGTCCCGATACCGCTGCCAAGAAATCCGGGAAGCTGTCATAA
- a CDS encoding MFS transporter, producing the protein MNTTNPASTPTRWNRHPYRGDRSAPISLLDAIGYGLGDAYGGGSGGLVSTYLVLFWTRFCGMSISTAQSVLGLSAVISGVSSLVFGVLDDNLFRFGLGRRFGRRHFFILLTAPLLLVGMLMWVPGLPFVVYFLVYLLWVAAGQLFASAYNTLPGEMTSSFDDRTKLSTVRLLISGASSTVILWMGSLVLSVFGERRPLGYMVLAIGVTLCFVLEVLVCWRATWEMTPADAGFDRYAHDGVRASHIGLRDWGRRIAKMMGEYTSTLKIASFRRHLAIYLLILTAGDVFNQTFLFFVIYDWHKSAAFASLLLSASIISVPLTPLFGVAMTKFGPKRLYKLGFAGCLVGLTWIFAAWKLEGTLPGGWWTVFAVASVMFFFCAKGLSSYLPWAVFPFIADVDQLVSGRYRGSTFSGFQGFFRQCTAGLASVCVGAVLGAVGFNSSLHSQSQLACNGLAALMFGWYGISVIIAWIIVRRFTLDKRTDAIALAEVNRVQSGGAPADVDPAIRATVEDLTGQPYGR; encoded by the coding sequence ATGAATACCACCAATCCCGCCTCCACCCCCACCCGCTGGAACCGCCATCCCTACCGTGGCGACCGCAGTGCGCCCATCAGCCTGCTTGACGCCATCGGTTACGGGCTCGGCGACGCCTACGGCGGCGGGTCAGGAGGCTTGGTCAGTACCTATCTGGTGCTCTTCTGGACCCGTTTCTGCGGCATGTCCATCTCCACCGCCCAGTCCGTGTTGGGCCTGAGCGCCGTGATCAGCGGCGTTTCCTCGTTGGTTTTCGGCGTGCTCGACGACAACCTCTTCCGTTTCGGCTTGGGGCGGCGTTTCGGTCGCCGGCATTTCTTCATTCTTCTGACCGCTCCGTTGCTGCTGGTCGGCATGCTGATGTGGGTTCCCGGCTTGCCGTTCGTGGTCTATTTCCTCGTTTATCTGCTGTGGGTCGCCGCCGGCCAGCTTTTCGCTTCGGCCTACAACACGCTTCCAGGCGAGATGACCTCGAGTTTTGATGACCGTACCAAGCTTTCCACGGTTCGTCTCCTGATTTCCGGGGCTTCCAGCACTGTCATCCTCTGGATGGGCAGCTTGGTGCTTTCGGTGTTCGGAGAGCGTCGGCCGTTGGGCTATATGGTGCTGGCCATCGGCGTGACGCTGTGCTTCGTACTGGAAGTGCTGGTCTGCTGGCGCGCCACGTGGGAGATGACTCCCGCCGACGCCGGCTTTGACCGCTATGCTCATGACGGGGTTCGTGCTTCCCATATCGGTTTGCGGGATTGGGGTCGTCGGATTGCCAAGATGATGGGGGAGTACACGAGCACGCTGAAAATCGCGTCGTTCCGCCGTCACCTGGCCATTTATCTGCTTATTCTGACCGCCGGAGACGTGTTCAACCAGACCTTCCTGTTCTTCGTCATTTACGATTGGCATAAATCCGCCGCTTTCGCCTCGTTGCTGCTCAGCGCGAGCATCATTTCCGTGCCGCTGACGCCGCTGTTTGGTGTGGCGATGACCAAATTCGGGCCCAAACGGCTCTATAAGTTGGGCTTTGCCGGCTGCCTTGTCGGGCTGACGTGGATTTTCGCCGCGTGGAAGCTGGAAGGGACGTTGCCGGGCGGGTGGTGGACGGTGTTTGCGGTGGCAAGCGTGATGTTCTTCTTCTGCGCCAAGGGGCTTTCCAGCTATCTGCCGTGGGCCGTGTTCCCGTTCATCGCCGACGTCGACCAACTGGTTTCCGGCCGTTACCGAGGCTCGACGTTCTCCGGCTTCCAAGGTTTCTTCCGCCAGTGCACCGCCGGTCTCGCCTCGGTTTGCGTGGGTGCCGTGCTCGGTGCTGTCGGTTTTAATTCCTCGTTGCATTCCCAATCGCAGTTGGCGTGCAACGGTCTCGCCGCGCTCATGTTCGGTTGGTATGGCATTTCCGTCATCATCGCATGGATTATCGTCCGCCGTTTCACGCTCGACAAGCGTACCGACGCCATCGCACTGGCCGAAGTCAACCGCGTGCAGTCCGGTGGCGCCCCGGCTGACGTAGACCCCGCGATTCGCGCCACGGTAGAAGACCTGACTGGCCAGCCCTACGGCCGCTGA
- the rsmI gene encoding 16S rRNA (cytidine(1402)-2'-O)-methyltransferase, with protein MESVADETDERDVTEDGAEERDVEERGAEERDVEEIKITKRGTGGEESSLSGSVTNGREVAEEAIDEGDIRENPHAEREVAEDGVMVEIPRGTVVLAATPIGNVGDASARLRALLERADIVAAEDTRRLYDLANRLGVHVGGRVVANHDHNERSKADGLLDEVERGATVLVVSDAGMPTVNDPGVAIVHRAIERDLPVTCAPGPSAVLDALALSGLPTDRFCYEGFVPRKHNERIQRFRSLLGERRTIVFYETLHRIAETMDDLLEMFGPNRPMALCRELTKDYEQIRRGTISEIHQSVIDDPPRGEIVLVIAGASEDEALKAGEAMATVLSVDDLAALAIERANKTNERIKDAIAEVVKEHPLPDGSLPNRKAIYTATLKLKE; from the coding sequence ATGGAATCAGTGGCGGATGAGACCGACGAACGTGATGTAACGGAAGATGGCGCCGAAGAACGCGATGTGGAGGAACGTGGCGCCGAAGAACGTGATGTGGAGGAAATCAAAATTACAAAACGCGGGACCGGCGGCGAGGAAAGCAGCCTGTCGGGAAGTGTGACCAACGGACGCGAAGTTGCGGAAGAAGCGATTGACGAAGGTGATATTCGTGAAAATCCCCATGCGGAGCGCGAAGTCGCGGAAGATGGTGTGATGGTCGAGATTCCGCGGGGAACCGTCGTTTTGGCGGCCACGCCGATTGGCAATGTGGGCGACGCCTCGGCCAGGTTGCGCGCGTTGCTTGAGCGTGCGGATATCGTTGCGGCGGAGGACACGCGTCGACTTTACGATTTGGCAAACCGGCTTGGTGTACACGTTGGTGGCCGTGTCGTCGCCAACCACGACCACAACGAGCGTTCGAAGGCCGACGGCCTGCTTGACGAGGTCGAGCGCGGGGCGACCGTGCTGGTGGTCTCGGACGCGGGCATGCCCACTGTCAACGATCCGGGCGTGGCCATCGTCCACCGCGCCATCGAGCGCGATCTGCCGGTGACCTGTGCCCCCGGCCCTTCCGCCGTGCTTGATGCGCTCGCGCTTTCCGGTCTTCCGACCGACCGCTTCTGCTATGAGGGCTTTGTACCCCGCAAACACAACGAGCGCATCCAGCGCTTCCGTTCGCTATTGGGGGAGCGGCGCACCATCGTTTTCTACGAAACGCTGCACCGTATCGCCGAGACGATGGACGATTTGCTGGAGATGTTCGGCCCGAACCGCCCGATGGCCCTGTGCCGCGAGCTGACCAAGGACTACGAGCAGATTCGTCGCGGAACCATCAGCGAGATTCATCAGTCGGTCATCGACGATCCGCCGCGCGGCGAAATTGTTCTGGTTATCGCCGGCGCGAGTGAGGATGAAGCCCTCAAGGCCGGAGAAGCTATGGCAACGGTCCTCAGTGTCGATGATCTGGCCGCGCTCGCCATCGAACGGGCCAACAAAACCAACGAACGCATCAAGGACGCCATCGCCGAGGTGGTCAAGGAGCATCCGCTCCCCGACGGCTCCCTCCCGAATCGCAAGGCCATCTACACGGCGACATTGAAATTGAAAGAATAA
- a CDS encoding glycoside hydrolase family 27 protein yields the protein MGWNSWDSYGTTVTEDELLANARFMAEHLKDVGWDTVVIDIDWYDPTARAHGYNTDAPLVLDEYGRQLPDPVRFPSARNGKGFGPLAAKVHELGLKLGIHVMRGIPKLAVERNLPVKGTSYTARDVADKKHVCVWNPDNYGLNQKHPGAQAWYDAQIDQFGTWGIDFLKVDDMQSPFHDDEIAAYHRAIAKAEAKYGYPISLSLSPGQWLSTAYTGFLRDNAEMWRISDDLWDQWEDVFQQFSRLARWAPFQQSGHWADADMLPLGHIGLRAERGDNRDSLLTRDERRTLVALWAMGRSPLMVGGDLPTSTPETIALLANPALREVTAGSTNNHEVTRERIYAEWGDPSTYEGDLIVWAADAADWADGTASAHPGAYYAAIFWTGDKPHELKGNIELKSIVGLENVRDKSDKNKENKSYWPENKEKVENEAENKQSWTIGDLFAGIQDGETERSTARLEGTGSDCVIRGTIEPHGVLWFVLDR from the coding sequence ATGGGTTGGAACAGCTGGGATTCCTATGGCACCACGGTTACCGAAGACGAGTTGCTGGCCAACGCCCGGTTCATGGCCGAGCACTTGAAAGATGTCGGCTGGGACACGGTGGTCATTGACATCGATTGGTACGATCCGACCGCCCGAGCTCACGGCTATAACACCGATGCTCCGCTGGTTCTTGACGAATACGGTCGCCAGCTGCCCGATCCGGTACGTTTCCCGAGTGCGAGAAACGGCAAGGGTTTCGGCCCGCTCGCCGCCAAGGTGCACGAGCTGGGACTGAAACTTGGCATTCATGTGATGCGTGGCATCCCCAAGCTCGCCGTCGAACGCAACCTGCCGGTCAAAGGCACGTCATACACCGCACGGGACGTGGCCGACAAGAAGCACGTCTGCGTCTGGAATCCGGACAATTACGGACTGAACCAGAAGCATCCCGGAGCTCAGGCATGGTATGACGCGCAAATCGACCAGTTCGGAACTTGGGGCATCGATTTCCTCAAAGTGGACGACATGCAGTCGCCGTTCCACGACGATGAGATCGCCGCCTACCATCGCGCGATCGCCAAGGCCGAGGCAAAATATGGCTATCCGATTTCGCTTTCCCTTTCACCGGGGCAGTGGCTGAGCACCGCCTATACCGGTTTTCTGCGCGACAACGCCGAGATGTGGCGCATCTCCGACGATTTGTGGGACCAGTGGGAAGACGTTTTTCAGCAATTCTCTCGTCTCGCGCGTTGGGCGCCGTTCCAGCAATCCGGACATTGGGCCGACGCGGATATGCTGCCGCTCGGTCATATCGGTTTGCGTGCGGAACGCGGCGACAATCGCGACAGCCTGCTGACCCGCGATGAGCGGCGTACGCTGGTGGCACTCTGGGCGATGGGGCGCTCGCCGTTGATGGTGGGTGGTGATTTGCCGACCAGCACGCCCGAAACCATCGCCCTGCTTGCCAATCCTGCGTTGCGGGAAGTGACCGCAGGCTCGACCAACAACCACGAAGTTACACGCGAGAGAATCTATGCCGAGTGGGGCGACCCGAGCACCTATGAGGGTGACCTGATCGTTTGGGCCGCTGATGCAGCTGATTGGGCCGATGGCACGGCTTCGGCGCATCCGGGCGCATACTATGCCGCGATTTTCTGGACGGGCGACAAGCCGCACGAGCTCAAGGGCAATATCGAGCTGAAGAGCATAGTCGGTTTGGAAAATGTCAGAGACAAAAGCGATAAGAATAAGGAAAACAAAAGTTATTGGCCAGAAAACAAAGAAAAGGTCGAAAACGAGGCCGAAAACAAACAATCGTGGACGATTGGCGATTTATTCGCCGGAATCCAAGACGGTGAGACCGAACGCTCCACTGCCAGACTCGAAGGAACCGGCTCCGATTGTGTCATCCGCGGCACCATTGAGCCGCACGGTGTCCTTTGGTTTGTATTGGATCGCTGA
- a CDS encoding TatD family hydrolase, whose amino-acid sequence MSKKHRDRSWAPAPEALPDGVRVVDDHTHVASVVPFACEMNRQAIERDQPPVPVYSVDEILDQAKAVGVEGVIDVGCELPNLKVAVLMALDHPATVHAGLAIHPNEAVLHGHRGVPGPDGLPLKYQPWHDVSFEDALAEVHRLATKYPEQVVAIGETGMDLFRTGEAAIEIQRDAFRAHIALAKELNLPMQIHDRDAHKEVIETLLKDGSPERTVFHSWSGDTQLAQIAKEQGWYLSFSGASSFKGNEEIRRSAAIVGLDHIMVETDAPYLTPMPYRGRPNAPYMIPYTLKALADTLDLPIGEVAEATRRTTRVVYGV is encoded by the coding sequence ATGAGCAAGAAACATCGGGATCGAAGCTGGGCGCCGGCGCCGGAGGCGTTGCCGGACGGGGTGCGTGTGGTCGATGACCACACGCATGTGGCGAGCGTCGTGCCGTTCGCGTGCGAGATGAACCGGCAGGCCATCGAGCGTGACCAGCCGCCAGTGCCGGTTTATAGCGTCGATGAGATTTTGGATCAGGCCAAAGCCGTGGGTGTCGAAGGCGTCATCGACGTGGGCTGCGAGTTGCCGAATCTCAAGGTCGCGGTGCTGATGGCGCTCGACCACCCGGCAACCGTCCACGCGGGACTTGCGATTCATCCGAATGAAGCCGTCTTGCACGGTCATCGCGGAGTCCCCGGCCCCGACGGATTGCCGCTGAAATACCAGCCGTGGCACGACGTGAGCTTCGAGGACGCGCTCGCGGAAGTCCATCGCCTGGCCACGAAATACCCCGAGCAGGTGGTCGCCATCGGTGAGACCGGCATGGACCTTTTCCGCACCGGCGAGGCCGCGATAGAAATCCAGCGTGACGCCTTCCGCGCTCACATCGCGCTGGCCAAGGAACTCAACCTGCCGATGCAGATTCACGACCGCGACGCCCACAAAGAGGTCATCGAAACCCTGCTCAAGGACGGCAGCCCCGAGCGCACCGTCTTCCACAGCTGGTCGGGCGACACGCAACTTGCGCAAATCGCCAAAGAGCAGGGCTGGTACCTCAGCTTTTCCGGCGCATCCAGCTTCAAAGGCAACGAGGAAATCCGCAGGTCCGCCGCAATCGTAGGCCTTGACCATATCATGGTCGAAACCGATGCCCCCTACCTCACCCCGATGCCGTATCGCGGCCGTCCGAACGCTCCTTATATGATTCCCTATACCTTGAAAGCGCTCGCGGACACCCTTGATTTGCCGATAGGTGAAGTTGCCGAGGCGACGCGCCGAACAACGAGGGTCGTTTACGGTGTATAA